In a genomic window of Physeter macrocephalus isolate SW-GA chromosome 14, ASM283717v5, whole genome shotgun sequence:
- the SREBF1 gene encoding sterol regulatory element-binding protein 1 isoform X1, producing the protein MLRLINHQDSDFPGLFDPPYAAGGAGGTDPASPDASSPGSLSPPPSTMSSPLEGFLGGTKATTPPSSPPQPAPTPLKMYPSVPAFSAGPAVKEEPAPLTTLQPLPGALLPQRLPAPAPSQFSSAPVLGYPSPPGGFSTGTPPGSTAQSLPGLPLAALPGVPPVSLHNQVQSAAPHQLLTATATPTVAPGTTTVTSQVQQVPVLLQPHFIKADSLLLATVKTDVGAPVKAAGISSLAPGMAVQAAPLQTLVSGGTILATVPLVVDADKLPINRLAAGGKALGSAQSRGEKRTAHNAIEKRYRSSINDKIVELKDLVVGTEAKLNKSAVLRKAIDYIRFLQQGNQRLKQENLSLRTAAHKSKSLKDLVSACGGGGHTDVPMEGEKPEVVDTLSPPPSDAGSPFQSSPLSLGSRGSSSGGSGSDSEPDSPVFEDSQVKPEQLPPPHSRGMLDRSRLALCVLVFLCLSCNPLASLLGSRGPAGPSDATSVYHSPGRSMLVAEGREGLGWAPWLLPPLVWLMNGLLVLFSLALLFVYGEPVTRPHSGPAVHFWRHRKQADLDLARGDFAQAAQQLWLALRALGRPLPTSHLDLACSLLWSLIRHLLQHLWVGRWLAGRAGGLWRDGALQVDARTSARDAALVYHKLHQLHTMGKYSGGHVAATNLALSALNLAECAGEAMSVATLAEIYVAAALRVKTSLPRALHFLTRFFLSSARQASLAQSGSVPLAMQWLCHPMGHRFFVDGDWAVCSAPRDSLYSMAGNPVDPLAHVTQLFREHLLERALHCLAQPSPGPGSADGDREFSDALGYLQLLNSCSDVAGAPACSFSIGSSMAATAGTDPVAKWWASLTAVVTHWLRRDEAAAERLYPLVEHLPRALQESERPLPRAALHTFKAARALLGRGKAESGPASLAVCEKASGYLQDSLAATPAGSSIDKVMQLLLCDLLLVARTSLWQRQKPPAPSQASPGLGSGAQASALELRGFQRDLSGLRRLAQSFRPAMRRVFLHEATARLMAGASPARTHQLLDRSLRRRAGPCGKGGTAAELEPRPTRREHAEALLLASCYLPPGFLSAPGQRVGMLAEAARTLEKLGDRRLLHDCQQMLMRLGGGTTVTSS; encoded by the exons ATGCTTCGGCTCATCAACCACCAAGACAGCGACTTCCCAGGCCTGTTCGACCCGCCCTACGCTgcgggcggggcagggggcaCCGACCCCGCCAGTCCAGATGCCAGCTCCCCAGGCAGCCTGTCCCCGCCTCCTTCCACGATGAGCTCCCCACTTGAAGGCTTCCTGGGGGGGACCAAGGCGACAACCCCACCCTcgtcccctccccagcctgcaccCACCCCCCTGAAGATGTACCCTTCCGTGCCTGCCTTCTCCGCGGGGCCTGCTGTCAAGGAGGAACCAGCACCCCTGACCACCCTCCAGCCGCTGCCGGGGGCTCTCCTGCCCCAGCGCCTTCCGGCCCCAGCCCCATCGCAGTTCAGCTCTGCCCCTGTGTTGGGCTATCCCAGCCCTCCTGGAGGCTTCTCCACAG GGACCCCCCCGGGGAGCACCGCGCAGTCGCTGCCTGGCCTGCCACTGGCTGCCCTGCCAGGGGTCCCGCCCGTCTCCTTGCACAACCAGGTCCAGAGTGCGGCTCCCCATCAGCTGTTGACGGCCACAGCCACCCCGACGGTGGCCCCTGGAACAACCACTGTGACCTCACAGGTCCAGCAGGTCCCG GTCCTGCTGCAGCCCCACTTCATCAAGGCAGACTCGCTGCTCCTGGCGACTGTGAAAACAGACGTGGGAGCCCCCGTGAAGGCGGCAGGCATCAGCTCCCTGGCCCCCGGCATGGCTGTGCAGGCAGCGCCCTTGCAG ACCCTGGTGAGTGGCGGAACCATCCTGGCGACTGTGCCGCTGGTAGTGGACGCCGACAAGCTGCCCATCAACCGGCTGGCAGCCGGTGGCAAGGCCCTGGGCTCGGCCCAGAGCCGAGGTGAGAAGCGTACGGCTCACAATGCCATTGAGAAACGCTACCGCTCTTCCATCAATGACAAGATCGTCGAGCTCAAGGACCTGGTGGTGGGCACAGAGGCCAAG CTGAATAAATCTGCTGTCTTGCGCAAGGCCATCGACTACATCCGCTTCCTTCAGCAGGGCAACCAGAGACTCAAGCAGGAGAACCTGAGTCTGCGCACCGCTGCCCACAAAAGCA AATCTCTGAAGGACCTGGTGTCAGCCTGCGGTGGTGGCGGCCACACAGACGTGCCCATGGAGGGCGAGAAGCCAGAGGTGGTGGACACCCTGAGCCCGCCACCCTCAGACGCCGGCTCGCCCTTCCAGAGCAGCCCGCTGTCCCTTGGCAGCAGGGGCAGTAGCAGTGGTGGCAGCGGCAGTGACTCGGAGCCTGACAGCCCAGTCTTTGAGGACAGCCAG gtGAAGCCAGAGCAGCTGCCGCCCCCCCACAGCCGGGGCATGCTGGACCGCTCCCGCCTGGCCCTGTGtgtgcttgtctttctctgtctctcctgcaACCCCTTGGCCTCCCTGCTGGGCAGCCGGGGTCCCGCTGGCCCCTCCGATGCCACCAGCGTCTACCACAGTCCTGGGCGCAGCATGCTGGTTGCTGAGGGCAGAG AGGGCCTTGGCTGGGCCCCGTGGCTGCTGCCCCCACTGGTCTGGCTGATGAACGGGCTACTGGTGCTGTTCTCCTTGGCGCTGCTCTTTGTCTACGGAGAGCCGGTCACGCGGCCCCACTCAGGCCCCGCCGTGCACTTCTGGAGGCATCGCAAGCAGGCTGACCTGGACCTGGCCCGG GGGGACTTTGCTCAGGCCGCCCAGCAGCTGTGGCTGGCCCTGCGGGCGCTGGGccggcccctgcccacctcccacctggACCTGGCCTGCAGCCTGCTCTGGAGCCTTATCCGCCACCTGCTGCAGCATCTCTGGGTGGGCCGCTGGCTGGCAGGCCGGGCGGGGGGCCTGTGGAGGGATGGTGCCCTGCAGGTGGACGCCCGCACCAGTGCCCGCGATGCAGCCCTTGTCTACCACAAGCTGCACCAGCTGCACACCATGG GGAAGTACTCGGGCGGGCACGTGGCTGCCACCAACCTGGCACTGAGTGCCCTGAACCTGGCCGAGTGCGCGGGGGAGGCCATGTCCGTGGCCACGCTGGCTGAGATCTATGTGGCCGCCGCGCTCAGGGTCAAGACCAGTCTCCCCCGGGCCTTGCATTTCCTGACA CGCTTCTTCCTGAGTAGCGCCCGCCAGGCCTCCCTGGCACAGAGCGGCTCAGTGCCTCTTGCCATGCAGTGGCTCTGCCACCCTATGGGCCACCGTTTCTTCGTGGATGGGGACTGGGCCGTGTGCAGCGCTCCGCGGGACAGCCTGTACAGCATGGCCGGGAACCCAG TGGACCCCCTGGCCCACGTGACTCAGCTGTTCCGTGAACACCTCCTGGAGCGAGCCCTGCATtgcctggcccagcccagccccggccccgggTCAGCCGATGGGGACAG GGAATTCTCCGATGCCCTCGGGTACCTGCAGCTGCTGAACAGCTGTTCTGACGTGGCCGGGGCTCCTGCCTGCAGCTTTTCCATCGGCTCCAGCATGGCTGCCACCGCCG GCACAGACCCGGTGGCCAAGTGGTGGGCCTCGCTGACGGCTGTGGTGACCCACTGGCTCCGGCGGGATGAGGCGGCGGCCGAGCGGCTGTATCCACTGGTGGAGCACCTGCCCCGCGCCCTGCAGGAGTCCGA GAGACCCCTGCCCAGGGCGGCTCTGCACACCTTCAAGGCTGCCCGGGCCCTGCTGGGCCGTGGGAAGGCAGAGTCTGGCCCGGCCAGCCTGGCCGTGTGTGAGAAGGCCAGTGGGTACCTTCAGGACAGCCTGGCCGCTACACCAGCTGGCAGCTCCATTGACAAG GTCATGCAGCTGCTCCTGTGTGACCTGCTCCTTGTGGCGCGCACCAGCCTGTGGCAGCGGCAGAAGCCGCCGGCACCCTCCCAGGCCTCACCGGGCCTGGGCAGTGGGGCCCAGGCCTCTGCCCTCGAGCTCCGTGGCTTCCAGAGGGACCTGAGTGGCCTGAGGCGTCTGGCGCAGAGTTTCCGGCCTGCCATGCGGCGG GTGTTCCTGCATGAAGCCACTGCCCGGCTGATGGCAGGGGCCAGCCCGGCCCGGACACACCAGCTCCTGGACCGCAGCCTGAGGAGGAGGGCCGGCCCCTGCGGCAAAGGAG GCACGGCGGCGGAGCTGGAGCCGCGGCCCACGAGGCGGGAGCACGCGGAGGCGTTGCTCCTGGCTTCCTGCTACCTGCCGCCCGGCTTCCTGTCAGCGCCTGGGCAGCGAGTGGGCATGCTGGCCGAGGCGGCACGCACGCTCGAGAAGCTCGGTGACCGCCGGCTGCTGCATGACTGCCAGCAGATGCTCATGCGCCTGGGCGGCGGGACCACCGTAACCTCCAGCTAG
- the SREBF1 gene encoding sterol regulatory element-binding protein 1 isoform X4 — MLRLINHQDSDFPGLFDPPYAAGGAGGTDPASPDASSPGSLSPPPSTMSSPLEGFLGGTKATTPPSSPPQPAPTPLKMYPSVPAFSAGPAVKEEPAPLTTLQPLPGALLPQRLPAPAPSQFSSAPVLGYPSPPGGFSTGTPPGSTAQSLPGLPLAALPGVPPVSLHNQVQSAAPHQLLTATATPTVAPGTTTVTSQVQQVPVLLQPHFIKADSLLLATVKTDVGAPVKAAGISSLAPGMAVQAAPLQTLVSGGTILATVPLVVDADKLPINRLAAGGKALGSAQSRGEKRTAHNAIEKRYRSSINDKIVELKDLVVGTEAKLNKSAVLRKAIDYIRFLQQGNQRLKQENLSLRTAAHKSKSLKDLVSACGGGGHTDVPMEGEKPEVVDTLSPPPSDAGSPFQSSPLSLGSRGSSSGGSGSDSEPDSPVFEDSQVKPEQLPPPHSRGMLDRSRLALCVLVFLCLSCNPLASLLGSRGPAGPSDATSVYHSPGRSMLVAEGREGLGWAPWLLPPLVWLMNGLLVLFSLALLFVYGEPVTRPHSGPAVHFWRHRKQADLDLARGDFAQAAQQLWLALRALGRPLPTSHLDLACSLLWSLIRHLLQHLWVGRWLAGRAGGLWRDGALQVDARTSARDAALVYHKLHQLHTMGKYSGGHVAATNLALSALNLAECAGEAMSVATLAEIYVAAALRVKTSLPRALHFLTRFFLSSARQASLAQSGSVPLAMQWLCHPMGHRFFVDGDWAVCSAPRDSLYSMAGNPVDPLAHVTQLFREHLLERALHCLAQPSPGPGSADGDREFSDALGYLQLLNSCSDVAGAPACSFSIGSSMAATAGDPCPGRLCTPSRLPGPCWAVGRQSLARPAWPCVRRPVGTFRTAWPLHQLAAPLTRSCSCSCVTCSLWRAPACGSGRSRRHPPRPHRAWAVGPRPLPSSSVASRGT, encoded by the exons ATGCTTCGGCTCATCAACCACCAAGACAGCGACTTCCCAGGCCTGTTCGACCCGCCCTACGCTgcgggcggggcagggggcaCCGACCCCGCCAGTCCAGATGCCAGCTCCCCAGGCAGCCTGTCCCCGCCTCCTTCCACGATGAGCTCCCCACTTGAAGGCTTCCTGGGGGGGACCAAGGCGACAACCCCACCCTcgtcccctccccagcctgcaccCACCCCCCTGAAGATGTACCCTTCCGTGCCTGCCTTCTCCGCGGGGCCTGCTGTCAAGGAGGAACCAGCACCCCTGACCACCCTCCAGCCGCTGCCGGGGGCTCTCCTGCCCCAGCGCCTTCCGGCCCCAGCCCCATCGCAGTTCAGCTCTGCCCCTGTGTTGGGCTATCCCAGCCCTCCTGGAGGCTTCTCCACAG GGACCCCCCCGGGGAGCACCGCGCAGTCGCTGCCTGGCCTGCCACTGGCTGCCCTGCCAGGGGTCCCGCCCGTCTCCTTGCACAACCAGGTCCAGAGTGCGGCTCCCCATCAGCTGTTGACGGCCACAGCCACCCCGACGGTGGCCCCTGGAACAACCACTGTGACCTCACAGGTCCAGCAGGTCCCG GTCCTGCTGCAGCCCCACTTCATCAAGGCAGACTCGCTGCTCCTGGCGACTGTGAAAACAGACGTGGGAGCCCCCGTGAAGGCGGCAGGCATCAGCTCCCTGGCCCCCGGCATGGCTGTGCAGGCAGCGCCCTTGCAG ACCCTGGTGAGTGGCGGAACCATCCTGGCGACTGTGCCGCTGGTAGTGGACGCCGACAAGCTGCCCATCAACCGGCTGGCAGCCGGTGGCAAGGCCCTGGGCTCGGCCCAGAGCCGAGGTGAGAAGCGTACGGCTCACAATGCCATTGAGAAACGCTACCGCTCTTCCATCAATGACAAGATCGTCGAGCTCAAGGACCTGGTGGTGGGCACAGAGGCCAAG CTGAATAAATCTGCTGTCTTGCGCAAGGCCATCGACTACATCCGCTTCCTTCAGCAGGGCAACCAGAGACTCAAGCAGGAGAACCTGAGTCTGCGCACCGCTGCCCACAAAAGCA AATCTCTGAAGGACCTGGTGTCAGCCTGCGGTGGTGGCGGCCACACAGACGTGCCCATGGAGGGCGAGAAGCCAGAGGTGGTGGACACCCTGAGCCCGCCACCCTCAGACGCCGGCTCGCCCTTCCAGAGCAGCCCGCTGTCCCTTGGCAGCAGGGGCAGTAGCAGTGGTGGCAGCGGCAGTGACTCGGAGCCTGACAGCCCAGTCTTTGAGGACAGCCAG gtGAAGCCAGAGCAGCTGCCGCCCCCCCACAGCCGGGGCATGCTGGACCGCTCCCGCCTGGCCCTGTGtgtgcttgtctttctctgtctctcctgcaACCCCTTGGCCTCCCTGCTGGGCAGCCGGGGTCCCGCTGGCCCCTCCGATGCCACCAGCGTCTACCACAGTCCTGGGCGCAGCATGCTGGTTGCTGAGGGCAGAG AGGGCCTTGGCTGGGCCCCGTGGCTGCTGCCCCCACTGGTCTGGCTGATGAACGGGCTACTGGTGCTGTTCTCCTTGGCGCTGCTCTTTGTCTACGGAGAGCCGGTCACGCGGCCCCACTCAGGCCCCGCCGTGCACTTCTGGAGGCATCGCAAGCAGGCTGACCTGGACCTGGCCCGG GGGGACTTTGCTCAGGCCGCCCAGCAGCTGTGGCTGGCCCTGCGGGCGCTGGGccggcccctgcccacctcccacctggACCTGGCCTGCAGCCTGCTCTGGAGCCTTATCCGCCACCTGCTGCAGCATCTCTGGGTGGGCCGCTGGCTGGCAGGCCGGGCGGGGGGCCTGTGGAGGGATGGTGCCCTGCAGGTGGACGCCCGCACCAGTGCCCGCGATGCAGCCCTTGTCTACCACAAGCTGCACCAGCTGCACACCATGG GGAAGTACTCGGGCGGGCACGTGGCTGCCACCAACCTGGCACTGAGTGCCCTGAACCTGGCCGAGTGCGCGGGGGAGGCCATGTCCGTGGCCACGCTGGCTGAGATCTATGTGGCCGCCGCGCTCAGGGTCAAGACCAGTCTCCCCCGGGCCTTGCATTTCCTGACA CGCTTCTTCCTGAGTAGCGCCCGCCAGGCCTCCCTGGCACAGAGCGGCTCAGTGCCTCTTGCCATGCAGTGGCTCTGCCACCCTATGGGCCACCGTTTCTTCGTGGATGGGGACTGGGCCGTGTGCAGCGCTCCGCGGGACAGCCTGTACAGCATGGCCGGGAACCCAG TGGACCCCCTGGCCCACGTGACTCAGCTGTTCCGTGAACACCTCCTGGAGCGAGCCCTGCATtgcctggcccagcccagccccggccccgggTCAGCCGATGGGGACAG GGAATTCTCCGATGCCCTCGGGTACCTGCAGCTGCTGAACAGCTGTTCTGACGTGGCCGGGGCTCCTGCCTGCAGCTTTTCCATCGGCTCCAGCATGGCTGCCACCGCCG GAGACCCCTGCCCAGGGCGGCTCTGCACACCTTCAAGGCTGCCCGGGCCCTGCTGGGCCGTGGGAAGGCAGAGTCTGGCCCGGCCAGCCTGGCCGTGTGTGAGAAGGCCAGTGGGTACCTTCAGGACAGCCTGGCCGCTACACCAGCTGGCAGCTCCATTGACAAG GTCATGCAGCTGCTCCTGTGTGACCTGCTCCTTGTGGCGCGCACCAGCCTGTGGCAGCGGCAGAAGCCGCCGGCACCCTCCCAGGCCTCACCGGGCCTGGGCAGTGGGGCCCAGGCCTCTGCCCTCGAGCTCCGTGGCTTCCAGAGGGACCTGA